Genomic segment of Nocardioides plantarum:
GGGCTCGGGCCGCAGGCCCGCGATGGCCGGGCCCAGCGGCGTACGGCCGGCGCCGCCGGGGCGGGCCCGCAGTCGCAGGTAGGCCGTCTGACGATCGGGCACCGGGAGGTCGCTGGTACGCCGGGAGGCGCCGATCACGAGCACCGGCCGTCGCCGCGAGCCGGAGAAGGCGTCGTGGTGGAGGGCGAGCACGGCGCGGGCGAGGTCGACCGTGCCCCGGTCGACCCGGGGACGCGTGACGGCGGTGAGGTCCTCGAGCGCCGAGTCACGCTCGCCGGCCCCCTCGAACCGGGCCGGCGGCGAGACCACGGCCTCCCCCAGGCGGCGCACGCTCGAGGCCAGGAACCCGTGCGGCGACCTCCGGTCCCCGATGCCGCGGGCCCTGGTGCGCAGCTCACGCCCCGCGACCGACCCCGCGACGGCGAGCAGGCCGAGACCGTCGACGACCCCGTGGTGGGCGCCGACCAGGAGCCTGGTGCCGTCGCTGCTCAGCGCCAGCCGCAGCAGCGCCGAGGTCGGGCCGTACGGCGCCGCGGCCACGTCGGCGCGGACGCCGGTCCACTGGGAGTCGGCGGGCCGGGTCACCGCCGGGGCGGCACCGAGGTGGGGGTGGCCGGCGCACAGGGCGGCGGCCCGCTCCCGCAGCGTCTCGGCATCAGCGGACGCGCTCAGCGTGAGCTCGACGCAGATGCCCCAGGTGGTGGCCGGGTCGCCGTACATCCCGACGACCTCACGTGCTTCGCGGACCGAGGGGTCCAGCCGTGCACGACCTCCGCGCGGGGTCGGACGCACCACGAGCACCTCAGGCATAGTTGCGGCTGACAGGACCCTTCAACCTATCGCGAACCGAGGACCCACGGACCACATGACAGCCGCCGCCACCCGACCGGGTTCGACGACGCGTGGCCTGCTGCGCGCGATCCGGCCCCGTCAGTGGAGCAAGAACCTCCTCGTCCTCGCCGCCCCCGTGCTCTCGGGCGAGCTCGCCGAGGGCGACGTGGTCCGGCAGACGTCGATCGCGTTCGTCGCGTTCTGCTGCGCCGCCTCGGGGGTCTACCTGATCAACGACGCCGGCGACATCGAGGCCGACCGGGCCCACCCGACCAAGCGCAACCGGCCGATCGCGGCGGGCATCGTGCCGCAGCGGACGGCGTACGTCGTGGGCGTCGTCCTCAACCTCGTCGCGGTCGCCCTGGCACTGCTGGCCGGATGGGAGCTGGCCGTCGTCGTGACGACCTACCTGGTCATGTCCGCGGTCTACTCGCGGTGGCTCAAGCACGAGCCCGTCCTCGACATCGCGATCATCGCCTCGGGCTTCCTGCTCCGCGCGATCGCCGGGGGCGTGGCCTCGGGCATCGAGCTGTCGCAGTGGTTCCTGCTGAGCGCCTCGTTCGGCTCGCTGTTCATGGCCGCCGGCAAGCGGTACGCCGAGGCGGCCCTCGACGACCCGGGCCTGGTGCGCAGGTCGCTGACGAGGTACACCCCGACCTACTTGCGCTTCGTGTGGACGATGTCGGCCGGGCTGCTGATCATGACCTACGGCCTGTGGGCCTTCGAGCTGGCCGACGACGCCGACGGGTCCCCGCTCTTCGTGGCCTCCATGGCGCCCTTCGTGCTGGCCGTCATGCGCTACGCCGTCTCGATCGACGCGGGCGTGGCCGGCGAGCCCGAGGAGATCGCGCTGCGCGACCGGGTGCTGCAGGTGCTCGCCCTCGTGTGGCTGGTCCTGGTGGCCGGCGCGGTCTACCTGTAGGTCCACCTGGAGGGCTACCTGGACGGCACGGAGCCTCAGAGGACGCGCTTGGCGAGCCTCAGCAGTCCTTGCTTGGCCGAGCGACGGTGGGCCGATCCGCTGGCCTGCTCGGTGCCACGGTGCTCGAGGAACCACTCGTAGGAGCTCTGGAACATCGCGTCGGTGGACCACCGGGCGTGCCAGCCCAGCTCGTCGATCGCCGGGGTCACGTCGAACCACATCGACTTGCTGTACATGATCCAGTGGTAGGGCGCGAACGGCGTGAGGCCGAGCCGGGACGACAGCTCCATGGCCTTCGAGGTGGCCGCGACCGGCAGCGGCCGGACCCGGGCCCCGGTGCCGGCGTGGTCGCACAGGTGGCCGACGGCCTCGGCCATGGTGCCGAACTCCTCGGCGCCGATGTTGTAGACCGCCGGGCCCGGCCGGCGCGCGGCCAGCAGGCAGGCGCTGGCGAGGTCCTCGGCGTGGACGAACTGGTAGACGTTGCTGCCGTCGCCCAGCACGGGCACCCCGCGGCCGTCGGCGATCCAGTCGAAGAGTATGCCGAAGATGCCGAGCCGTCCGTGTCCCAGGATCGTGCGGGGCCGGACCACCGAGACGTCGAGGCCCCGCGTCGTCGCGGCGCGACAGAGCAGCTCGGCGTCGAGCTTGGCCTGCCCGTAGGCCTCCACCGGGCGGGGCACCGTGGCCCGGGTGACCGGGTTGGACTCGGGCACGCCGAACACGGCGCTGGACGAGGTGTGCACCACCTTGGTCACCCCGGCCCGCTCGCTCTCCTCGAGCACCACAGCGGTGCCGTGCACGTTGACCGACTCGAACAGGTCGCGGTCGCGGGCGAGCGGCACCTGGGCCACGTTGTGGAAGACCAGGTCGACCCCGGCCATCGCCCGGCGGACCTGGTCCTGGTCGCGTACGTCGGCGCGGAACAGCCGGACGTCGGAGGGGCGGTCGGTGGCGTCGACGACGTCGAGCACCCGGACCTCGAGGCCGGAGCGCAGCAGCTGCTCGACCAGGATCGAGCCGAAGTAGCCGCTGCCACCGGTCACCAGCGCGACGTCGGTCATCAGTGTGCCTTCCGGGGCGCGATCGGGACGCCCTGGGCCGCGCACCACCGCACCGAGCGGCGCATGCCCTCGGCCAGGTCGACCTGCGGCGCGTAGCCGAGCTGGTCGACCGTCGCCGAGACGTCGCAGGCGATGGTCTTGTCCATCTCGCCCAGCACGTGGATCTGCTGGTGGTAGATGCCGCGGGCCTGGAGCACGCGGTCGGCCCGCTCCGCGACCCGGCCGACGAGGGCGGGGGCCCGCAGCCGCCGTCCGCTGGTGCGGTAGCCCTCCTCGTCGAGGACGCGCTCGACGGTCGCCACGATGTCGGCCATCGTGTAGGGCTCGCGGTCGGCGACCCAGAAGGCCCGGCCCGCGGCGTCCGGGTGCTGCTCGGCGAGCGCGACGCCCTGGACCAGGTTGTCGACGTGGACCATGGAGCGGGCCTGTCGTCCATCACCGAGGACGGGGAACCGGCCGGCGGCGACCATCGCGAAGAAGGTGCTCTGCCGAGCGGGTTGGAACGGGCCGTAGAACCACGGCGGGCGAACCGCCACGGTCTCGACCCGTCCGGCGGTGGACGCCTCGAGGACGAGCTGCTCGGCCCGCATCTTCGAGGCGCCGTAGCCGAGGTAGGGCCGGTAGGGCTCGTGCTGGCGGAAGCGGTCGGTCGGGGTGGGGTTGACCCCGAAGGCCGAGTTGGACGACAGGTGCACCAGCCGGCGCACGCCGGCCTCGGCGGCCGCGGCGAGCAGGGCGCGGGTGCCGCCCACGTTGACCCGCTCGAAGTCGCTGACCCGCTCGGGGTGGATGACGCCCGCGGCGTGGACCACCGACGCCCCGGCGGCGCCGTCGAGCAGCCGGGCGACCACGGCGGGGTCGGCGACGTCGCCCACGTGCACGACGGCACGCGGCAGCACCTCGAGGATGTCGGTCACCTCGGCGGGGACCGCGGCGAGCACGCGCACCTCGCCGTCGCGGGCGACGGGACCGTGCTCGGGGCGCGGCCGGGCGATCGCGTCGAGGAAGGCGCGGCCGAACCAGCCCCCGCCTCCGGTCAGCACCGTCACCGTCATCCTCGGCCTCCCAGCAGCTGCTCGACGTTGCGGTGCGCGACCGCCATGAGGGTGCCCTGGGGGTTGATGCCCGGGGCGTCGGGCAGCAGGGACGCGTCGTTGACCCGGAGGTTGGCGACGTCGTGGACCCGGCCGAAGGAGTCGGTGGCCGTGCGCCGGCGGTTCTCCCCCATGGCCATGGTGCCGCACAGGTGCACGGTCATCACCGAGGAGCTCGCCCGGCTCATCCCCGCGACGGCGGCGGGGATCTGCCCGGGACCGGTGATCCGGGGCGCGCCGACGTACGACGGCACCTGCAGCTCGGCACCCGCGGCGTCGAGCAGGAGCATCAGGCGGCCGAGCCCGGCGCGCAGGGACGCCAGGTCGCGACCGGTGAGCGCGTAGGTGACCACCGGGTCCCGCACGCCGGGGACCACGCGCACCCGGCCCGTGCCCTGGCTGCGGATGGAGGCGTAGTAGACCGACTGCCGCCGCCAGGCCGGCTCGAGGTCGCGGTCGCGGTCCCAGGTGCCCGACAGGCCGAGCGCGATCATCCCGGGGCGCCCCGCCGACCCGCCGAAGGTCAGGTCGGGCGCGAACTCCTTGACCTGGTAGGCCGCGAGGTCGGCCGGGTCGTTGATCTCGTGGTCGAGCTGGGCCAGGACCTTGACGGTGGGGTGCATCGACAGCCCCCGACCGACGTTGCGGCGTACGCCGCTGCGCAGCAGCAGCGCCGGGGTCTGGATCGCTCCCCCGCACACGACGACGTGGTCGCCGGTGACGACCCCGCGGTCGGTGACGACGCCGGTGACCCGGCCGCGCTCGATGCGCAGCCGCTGCGCGCGTACGCCGGGGCGTATCTCGGCGCCGGCTGCGACGGCGTCGGCGAGGTAGGTGCGGAGCATGGTCTGCTTGACCAGGCCGGGGCCGGTCTCGCTGGGGCGGACCCACCGCGGCACGTCGAAGCCGTTCCAGCCGAGCGCGTCGGCGCCCCGACGAAGCACGTCGGAGGCCGGGCTCAGCGGGCCGCTCGGCGTGGTGACGGACAGCCGCTCCTCGACCGCGTCGGACCACGGCGCGAGGTCGTCGGCGCCGAGGCCCTCGATGTCGAGCTCCCGGCTCCACGCGTCGAGCACCGTCGGGTCCGGGCGGTGGTAGAGCCCGGAGTTGACCTCGCTGCCACCTCCGACGCAGGCGGCCTCGGTGTAGGCCACCGGCGGCCGGCCGAGCGCGACGGTCAGACCGCCGTGGCGGTACTGGCGGCGCATCTGCTCCAGGGAGTACGGCGGCACCTCTCCGGGCTCGACGTGGTCACCCTCCTCGAGGACGACGACGCGGAGCCCGCGCCGGGCGCACTCGCGGGCGGTGACGGCCCCGCCCGGGCCCGAGCCCACGATCACGACGTCGTAGGTCATCGCTCGTCCTCGTAGTAGACGACCAGCGCGACCCCGCGCACCAGCCGGAAGTACTCGGAGACCAGGGGCAGGCGACTGCCGGCCAGGCGGCGTACGACGCGGGCCCGGTCGTCGGGGGCCAGGCGCGAGTAGGGACGCCGCCCGAGCACGCTGGCCGCCACCGTGACGACCGCCTGTGCCGCCCCGACCCCGAGCCGGGTGCCGTCGGGCAGCGACGCGAGGTGTCGCGCGGTGGCCTCGCCGACGGCCCGGGCGTCGCGGGGCGACAGCTGGGGCAGGTCACCGGCGAGCAGGTCGCTGGTGAGGCTCGCGAGACGATCGGACACCCGGGCAGTCTCCCTCACCCGCACCACGGTTGAATCAGAGGTCCCACACCCAGGAGGACCCTGATGCACCTCGGCGTCGACAGCTTCGTCTCCACCGTGACCGACCCGACCGACGGCCGCGTGATCGGCGCGGCCGAGCGCATGGAGCACCTCCTCGAGGAGATCACGCTCGCCGACCGGGTCGGGCTCTACTCGTTCGGCATCGGCGAGCACCACCGCAGCGACTACTACGACTCGGCGCCGCAGATCATCCTCGCGGCCGCCGCAGCGCTGACCGAGCGCATCCGGCTCGGCAGCGCCGTCAAGGTCCTCAGCGCCGACGACCCGGTGCGGGTGTTCCAGCAGTTCGCGACCCTCGACCTGATCGCCAAGGGCCGCATCGACCTGGTGGTGGGCCGCGGCTCCTTCACCGAGGCCTTCCCGCTGTTCGGGCTCGACCTCTCCGACTACGACACGCTGTTCAGCGAGAAGCTCGAGCTGTTGCTGCAGATCCGCGACGGCGGCGAGATCACCTGGTCGGGCCGGCACCGGCCGCCGCTGGTGCGCCAGAGCGTGTTCCCGCGTCCGTTCCAGGACCCGCTGCCCATCTGGGTCGGCGTCGGAGGCACCCCGGAGTCGTTCGCCCGCGCCGGGCTGCTCGGCCTGCCCCTGATGATCGCGATCATCGGTGGCGAGCCGCGGCAGTTCGCACCCCACGTCGAGCTCTACCGGCGCGCCGGCGCCCAGGCCGGCCACCCGCCAGAGAAGCTCCAGGTGGGGCTCCACGTGTTCGGGTTCGTCGGCGAGACCGTGGAGTCCGCGGCCGACACCATCTATCCCGGGTGGGAGGAGATGTTCGTCAAGGTCGCTCGCGAGCGCGGCTTCGCCCGACCCAACCGGCGCCAGTTCGACGCCACCGCGGGCCCCGACGGCGCGTTCTTCCTGGGCGACCCGCAGACCGTCGCCGACAAGATCCGCCGGGTCTCCGACCAGCTCGGCGGGGTCGACCGGCTGTCGCTGCAGATGACCAACCCGCGCCTGGCCCACGCCGACCTGCTGCGCGGCATCGAGCTGCTCGGCACCGAGGTCGCCCCGTTGGTCGCTGACGTCTGACGACTGACGCAGGAGCGCAGCGACTGCGTGCAGTCGTCGATGGTGGTCGAGCGTCCGGGTCGCCGACCGAGCTTGCTCGGGCGCGAACCGGCGTCGAGACCCCCGCAACCGGTCTACGGGACTCGACCACCGCCTGGCGTCAATGCGCCGCGTCGTGCCAGGAGCGACCGGTGCCGACGGAGACGTCGAGCGGCACGGTGAGGTCGGCGGCGCCGGCCATCTGCTCGCGCACCACCCGCTCGAGGGCCTCGGCCTCACCCGGCGCGACCTCGAAGACGAGCTCGTCGTGGACCTGGAGCAGCATCCGAGAGCGCAGCGAGCTCGCGTCGAGCGCCTCCTGGGTGCGCAGCATGGCCACCTTGATCAGGTCGGCGGCCGAGCCCTGGATGGGGGCGTTGAGGGCCATCCGCTCCGCCATCTCGCGCCGCTGGCGGTTGTCGCTGTTGAGGTCGGGCAGGTAGCGCCGCCGGCCCATGATGGTCTCGGTGTAGTCGTCCTTGCGGGCCTGGACGACCACGCTCTGCAGGTAGTCGCGGATGCCGCCGAAGGTCTCGAAGTACTCGTCCATCAGCCCGCGCGCCTCACCGGGCTCGATGCCGAGCTGCTGACCCAGGCCGAAGGCGGACAGCCCGTAGGCCAGGCCGTAGTTCATCGCCTTGATCTTGGCGCGCTGCTCGACGGTCACCTGGTCGGCCGGGGTGTCGAAGACCCGCGCCGCGGTGATCGAGTGGAAGTCGCTGCCGGACCGGAACGCCTCGATGAGCAGGGCGTCGTCGGACAGGTGGGCCATGATCCGCATCTCGATCTGGCTGTAGTCGGCGGTCAGCAGCGACTCCTGTCCCTCGCCCACGACGAAGCCCTCGCGGATGCGACGGCCCTCCTCGGTGCGGATCGGGATGTTCTGCAGGTTGGGCTCGGTGCTGGACAACCGACCGGTGGCGGCGATGGTCTGGTTGAACGTGGTGTGGATGCGGCCGTCGGGCGCCACCGTCTTGAGCAGGCCGTCGATGGTCTGCCGCAGCCGGATCACGTCTCGGTGCCGCAGCAGGTGGGCCAGGAACGGGTGCTCGGTCTTGACGTAGAGGGCCTGCAGCGCGTCGGCGTCGGTCGTGTAGCCCGTCTTGGTCTTCTTGGTCTTGGGCATCTCGAGCTCGTCGAACAGCACCGCCTGCAGCTGCTTGGGCGAGCCCAGGTTGATCTCGCGCCCGATCGTGTCGTAGGCCGACTCGGCGGCTCGGCGCACCTCGGTGTCGAACTCGCTCTGCAGGGACTCGAGGTAGTCGACGTCGACGGCGATGCCGGTCTGCTCCATGCGGGCCAGCAGGTGCACCAGGGGCAGCTCGACCCCCGCGAGCAGCGGTGCGGCGCCGCGCTCGTCGAGCTCGGCGTCGAGCGCCTCGGCGAGGTCGAGGACCGCGCGGGCGTGGAGCATCGCGGGACCGGCGACGTCGGTGCTGGCGTCGAAGAGCAGCCCCTGGTCGTCCTCGCCCTGCTCCTGCTTGAGCTCGCGCTTGAGGTAGCGCACGGTCAGGTCGGCCAGGTCGTAGGACCGCTGGTCGGGGCGCACGAGGTAGGCGGCCAGCGCGGTGTCGCTCACGACGCCGGCCAGGGTCCACCCGTGGGCCGCCAGCGCCAGCTCGGGGCCCTTGGCGTCGTGGAAGACCTTGGGCCGGTCGGGGGCGGCCAGCCACGCGGCCAGCGCGGCGTCGTCGTCGGGGGTCAGGGTCGTGGCGTCGACGTAGGCCGAGCGGCCCGTCGCGGTCGCCAGGCCCAGGCCCTCGACCTGGCCGGTGCCGCTGCCCCAGGTGCCGCGGACGTGCAGACCGGTGCGCTCCTCGCCGAGCTCGGCCAGCCAGTCCCCCACGGTGCCCGGCTCGAGCGCCGCGCCGGACAGCTCGAAGCCGCCCTCCTCGAGGATCTCGACCGAGCCGACCTCCTCGAACAGGCGGTTGCGCAGCACCCGGAACTCGAGACCGTCGAACAGCGTGTGCACCTCCTGGCGGTCCCAGGCCTGGCGGGCCATGTCACGCGGGTGCAGGTCGAGGTCGAGGTCGCGGATCAGGGCGTTGAGCCGGCGGTTGCGGATGACGTCGCCGAGGTGGGCCCGCAGGCTGTCGCCGGCCTTGCCCTTGATCTCGTCGGCGTGGGTGATGAGGTTGTCGAGGCCGTCGTAGGTGGCCAGCCACTTGGCCGCGGTCTTGGGGCCGACGCCGGGGATGCCGGGGAGGTTGTCGGAGTCCTCACCCACCAGCGCGGCGAGCTCGGGGTAGCGGTCGGGCACCACGCCGTACTTGGCCTCGACGGTCGCCGGGGTGTGCCGCGCCATCTCGGACACGCCGCGCATCGGGTAGAGCAGGGTGCTGGCCTCGGTGACCAGCTGGAACGCGTCGCGGTCGCCGGAGAGGATGAGGACCTCCATGCCCTCGGCCAGCGCCTGCGTCGTGAGGGTCGCGATGATGTCGTCGGCCTCGAAGCCGGGCTTCTTCAGGTAGGGGATGCGCAGCGCGTCGAGGACCTCCTCGATGAGCGCCAGCTGGCCACCGAACTCGTCGGGGCTCTTGTTGCGCTTGGCCTTGTATTCGGAGTACTCCTCCATGCGGAAGGTCTGGCGCGAGACGTCGAAGGCGACCGCGATGTGGGTCGGCTGCTCGTCGCGGAGCATATTGATCAGCATCGAGGTGAACCCGAAGACCGCGTTGGTGTGCTGCCCGGTGGTGGTGGAGAAGTTCTCGACCGGCAGCGCGAAGAACGCCCGGTAGGCCAGGGAGTGGCCGTCGAGCAGGAGCAGCCGCGGAGGGGTGGACGGATCAACGGGTGCCTCGGTCACGCGCCCGACCCTAGCCGTCACCGCCGACACCCCGGCGCACGGCAGGATGGCGGCATGAACTCCACGCCGGACGACGAGAGCCAGGCCGTCATCGAGGCCATGTCCACGATGCCGATGGGTGCGCTCAACGACAAGATGGGGGTCGTGCTGGTCGAGATGACCGCCGACCGGATCGTCGCGACCATGCCGGTCGAGGGCAACCAGCAGCCCTACGGCCTGCTCCACGGGGGTGCCTCGGTCGTCCTGGCCGAGACCCTCGGCTCGATGGGCTCGGCGATCCACGCCCACCCGATGGACAAGGTCGCCGTCGGCGTCGACATCAACGCCACCCACCACCGCTCGGCGACCAGCGGTCTGGTCACCGGGGTCGCGACGCCGGTGCACCGCGGCCGGTCGAGCGCGTGCTGGGAGGTGGTGATCACCGACGAGCGCGGCAAGCGCGTGTGCACGTCGCGGATCACCTGTGCCCTGGTCCCCAAGGCCAGCCTCGGGATGTGAGCGCCGACCCCAGCGATCAGCAGGGCGGTCAGGAGTTGGGCGTGAGGGGCGGGCGGGCGCGCCGCATCGAGCGACGTGCGGCCAGCACGCGGGTGAGCTGGCGCCCGTCGGCCGCCGACGCCTGCAGCGCCGGCCGCTGGGCGCTCAGCCGGGCCCGGACGGCTGCCACCGGCGCCGACCGGTAGGTCGCCAGCGGCCCGAGTGCGAGGCGGGCCATGAAGCGGTTGCCGTCGCGCGAGCCGGCGGTCACGGCGGTGCAGACCTGGGTCACGCCGATCTCCTCGGCGAACGACACCGAGCACTCCATCAGCATCCGGCCGATGCCGTGGCGCCGGAAGTCGGGGGCGACGCAGGGTGAGAGCACCTGGACGGCGTGGTCGAGGTTGAGCGAGCTCACGGTCGTCGCCTTGAGCAGCACCGCCCCGGCCCGCTGCCCGTCGTACTCGGCGACGACCAGGCGCTGCTCTGGTGTGGAGCCCGCCGTCTTGATGATGTGCTCGAGGTCGGCGACCAGGTCGGGCTGCTCGGCCCGGCGCATCGCGCCGGACCACAGCTCGACCAGGAACGGCGCATCGTGAACCTCGGCGGCGCGCAGCATGACGAGCGACCGTGACACCGACGACCTCCTGCTCGTGCCCGAGGGGCTGCGGCCCCCCAGGGCCCTGGCTCGCCGACGAACACTACGCTCAGGGCGCTCGGCGTGACAGAGGAGGCCTGAGTTTCGTGTTCCCCGGCATCGGCACCGCCGTCAACGTGGCGACCGTGCTCGCCGGAGCGGTGCTCGGTCGGCTCCTCGGCGACCGACTGCCCCAGCGGACCCGCGACCTGGTGACCGACGGCCTGGGCCTGGTCACCCTGCTGATCGCGGCCACCTCGGCCGTCGCGGTGCTCGACCCGGCCCTGGCCAGCGAGGTCGGCGACAGCGCGCCGATGCTGATCGTGCTGGGCGCCGTGCTCCTCGGCGGGGTCGCGGGCTCGCTGTGCCGCCTCGAGAGCCGGGTGGAGGCGCTCGGTGGGTGGCTGCAGCGTCGACTGGCCGGCGAGCAGGGATCCGCGGAGCGCCAGCGGTTCATCGAGGGCTTCGTGGTGTCGTCCCTGATCTTCTGCACCGGCCCGCTGACGATCCTGGGAGCGCTCAACGACGGCCTGGGCAACGGCGCCGACCAGCTCTACCTCAAGGCGACCCTCGACGGCTTCGCCGCCATCGCGTTCGCGGCGTCCTTCGGGTGGGGCGTCGCGGCGAGCGCCGTGACCGTCGTGGTCGTGCAGGGATCGCTGACCGTGCTGGGCGTGGCCGTCGGCGACGTGCTGCCCGCCGCCCACCTGGCGGCGATCACCGCCACCGGCGGCCTGCTGCTCGTCGGGGTGGCGATGCGCCTGCTCCGGATCCGGGAGATCCCGGTCGCCGACCTGCTGCCGGCCCTGCTGGTCGCTCCCGCGCTCGTCACGCTCGTCGCCGCCGTACGCTGAGGCGGCCGCAACCGGGACGAGACAGGGCCCGAGACAGGAATGTGCCCACGTCGTTACCCGTAGGCGCCGCACGGACGCCCGCCAGGGCATAGCCTGCGCACGGCCGATGTCCGCGGGAACCCCCGCGACGACTGTTCGACCCGGATATGCTGCCGCGATCTGTGGCCCCGGACCTCGCCCGAGACCACTGCACCGGTGACAGGAGTTCCATGCACACCCGCTCTTCCTCGTTCCCAGGGCGACCCCGGCGACTCGGCCTCGCCCGGGTCGGGGCGATCGCCGCGCTGTCGCTGCTCGCCCTGCTGCTGGTCGGAGGCGTCTCCTCCGCCGAAGCCGCCTCGCCGCCCGCCCAGGCCACCGCCGCCGGCTGCCAGGGCACCCCGATCGACAAGACGGTCCGGGGCACCCTGAAGAACTCCGCCGCCGACGACACCCCCGTGGCCGACGTCAAGATCACCGTCACCAACTGCGACGGCGAGGAGTTCGAGGGCGCGACCGACGAGGCCGGCAACTTCGAGATCGCCTTCACCAGCGGTCTGGGTCCCGTCTCGGTGACCATCGACCCCGAGACCCTGCCCGACGGCGTCGAGCTGCGCACCGACAAGACCACCAACGTGATCACGGGGTCGCTGTCGACCATCAACACCGCGTTCCCGATCGGCCCCGACGACCGCGACACCGAGACCAAGTGGGACCGGGTCCCCGACCTGATCTACAGCGGTCTGCTGTTCGGGCTGATCCTGGCGCTGGCGGCCCTGGGCCTCAACATGATCTTCGGGACGACCGGGCTGACGAACTTCGCCCACGGTGAGCTGATCAGCTTCGGGGCGATCGTCACCTTCTACATCAGCACCGGCGTCGACCTGCCGTTCACCGACTCCGAGCTCAACCTGCCGTTCCTGGTCGCCGCCCCGTTGGCGGTGCTGCTGGCGATGGGCTTCGGCTGGCTGCAGGACACCTGGCTCTGGAGGCCGCTGCGCAACCGCGACGTCGGCCTGATCGCGGCGATGATCGTGACCATCGGGCTGCAGTTCTTCCTGCGCAACATCTACGCCTACGTGACCGGCTCGCGGTTCCAGACCTACGACGAGTACTACACGCCGGACGGCAAGGACTTCCACGGGCTGTTCACCTACACCTCGCGTGACCTGTTCGTGGCCGGCACCTGCATCGTGGTGCTCCTGGCCGTCATCCTCGCGCTCTCCTACACCCGCCTGGGCCGCGCGACGCGCGCCGTCGCCGACAACCCCGCCCTGGCCGCCTCGACCGGCATCAACGTCGACCGCGTCATCTCCATGGTGTGGATCGTCGGCACCGGCCTGGCCGCCCTGGCCGGCGTCTTCCTCGGCTTCCAGCTGGGCGTGACCTACCAGATCGGCCAGCTGGTCCTGCTGCTGCTGTTCGCCGCGATCTGCGTCGGCGGGCTGGGCTCGATCTGGGGTGCCGTCGTCGGTGCCCTCCTGATCGGCGTGCTCATCGACCTGTCCACGCTGTTCATCAACGCCGACCTCAAGAACGCCGGCGCCCTGCTCCTGCTCATCGTGATCCTTCTCGTCCGCCCCCAAGGCCTCCTGGGCCGCCGGGAACGGATCGGCTGAGGCGAAAGGACCGCTCATGCCTGACTTCATCTCCGTCCCGTTCCACGACGGGCTGTCACCGATCGCCATCTCCTACGTGCTCGCCGCGATGGGTCTCAACATCCACTTCGGCTACACCGGCCTGCTCAACTTCGGCCAGGCCGCGTTCGCGGCGGCCGGCGGCTACGCCATGGCGGTCACCATCGTCTCCTTCGACGTGCCCTTCATCCCGGCGATCCTCCTCGGGATCCTGGCCGCCGTCGTGCTGTCCCTGATCATGGGCATCCCGACCCTGCGACTACGCGCCGACTATCTGGCCATCGTCACCATCGCGGTGGCCGAGATCCTCAGACTCGTCGTGACGACGTCCTACAAGGACTACTTCCACGCCCGCGACGGGGTCAGCGGGTTCACCTCGACCTTCCGGTCCTGGAGCCCCTACAAGGGCATGGACGGCAACTTCTTGACCTTCAGCGCCGGAGACCTGTGGGTGATGACCGTGGGCTGGATCCTGGTCGCCCTGATCTGCGTGCTCGTCTTCCTGCTGATGCGCAGCCCGTGGGGTCGCGTGCTGAAGTCGATCCGCGAGGACGAGGACGCCGTCCGCTCGCTCGGCAAGAACGTCTACTCCTACAAGCTCCAGGCGCTCATCCTCGGCGGCGTGATCGGTGCCGTCGGCGGCTTCGTCGGCGCGCTGGGCCTGGCCTCGGTGCAGCCCGACACGTTCACCACCGACTTCACCTTCATCGCCTTCACGATGCTGATCCTCGGCGGCGCGGCGCGGGTCCTGTCGC
This window contains:
- a CDS encoding branched-chain amino acid ABC transporter permease, which encodes MPDFISVPFHDGLSPIAISYVLAAMGLNIHFGYTGLLNFGQAAFAAAGGYAMAVTIVSFDVPFIPAILLGILAAVVLSLIMGIPTLRLRADYLAIVTIAVAEILRLVVTTSYKDYFHARDGVSGFTSTFRSWSPYKGMDGNFLTFSAGDLWVMTVGWILVALICVLVFLLMRSPWGRVLKSIREDEDAVRSLGKNVYSYKLQALILGGVIGAVGGFVGALGLASVQPDTFTTDFTFIAFTMLILGGAARVLSPVVGAVLFWALLSLLAVVLSSLADLSWMPDSLLDNTRIGNLRFAAVGLALMLLMIYRPQGLFGDKKEIAIDAR